The Campylobacter curvus genome includes the window AAGCCAAGACAGCATCAAAGCAGACACAGAGACAAAGATCAAACAAGTCGATGTCTTTCACGAAAAGATCGACAAGCTAAACGCTATTTGCGAGAAGATCTGCTCGCTTGGCGGCAGTGAAATTTCAATCAGCAAGGCAAAGGCGGCAAGGCAAAAGATAGAGGAGCTTAAATTTAATATCGTAGTGACCGGCGTCGTCAACGCAGGCAAATCAACGCTATTAAACGCCTTGCTAAACGCTAAAATTTTGGGCACTTCAAATGTGCCCGAGACCATAAATTTAAGTATCTTGAAATTCGCTAGCGAGCCTTACGCGAAGGTAAATTTTTGGAGCAAAAGCGAGCTAAAAGAGCTTGGTGTAGCCATTTCTAGCGAGCCGACCGACCTTACAGGAAGCAGCATAGCCATACAAACAAACGAGCTTAAAAACTACACTTCGGCCGGCTCGGCGCATGCAAAGCTCGTTAAAAGCGTCGAACTTTACGAAAATTTAGAGCTTTTAAAGGACAACATCCGCATCATAGACACACCGGGCATCGATGACGCGGTGTTTTTAAGAGAGCGACTGGTGCGGGATTTCATGAGCGAGTGCGATTTGATGGTACATCTGATGAACGTCTCTCAAAGCACCACGCAAAAAGACGTGGAATTCATCGAGCAAAGCGTGCACGGCTCACATATCGTGAAGCTGGTAGTCGTTTTGACACATGTCGATCTTTTAAACAATGACGAACTAAACGAGGTCACCAGCTATACCAAAAAGCGCATGAACGAACGCTTTGGTGACAAAAACAACGATCTTGAAGTGAAATTTTTTGCTATCAGCGCCAAAAACTACCTAGACGGTAAGCCAAATAGCGGCGTAGAGGAGTTTAAAGAGTATCTTTACGAGACGTTTTTTGGGGCTAATAGCGAGAAGTCACGCCTTAGCCTTGAGGCTTACAAAAAGGAGCTTAACGGCGTTTGCGAGGAGCTCTTGGCTCAAACCACGCAAAGTATCTTAAATTTAAGCGGTTCGAATTTAAGCCTGAACGAGGAATTCAACGAGCTAAACGAGCAAGAAGCGGCACTGAAAAGTGAGTTTGAAGCGCTGTCTCAAACGGCGCAGGAGCAACTAAATAGGCTCGATGTCTCGGGGCTTGAGGCAAATTTTAGCACCGGGCTAAAAATGCTGGCTCAAAGCCTGCAAGAGCGCATCTTAAGAGAAGCGGACTTTGCCGGACGAAAGAAAGAAAAACTAGAAGCAAAACGCATGAACTACATCGTGCAAAGCACGCTAAGTGATGGCATCATAAGCCTGATGCGCCAAAACAGAAACGAAATTTTAAGCCGCATAAAAGCTTGCAGGAGCGACATATCACTGAAATTTCAGGGCTTTTTGCAAGATAAAAAAGAGGAAATTTTTAGCATAAACGACTATTTGAAGCTAAAAGGGATCGTTTTTGACACGGCAAAGGTGTGCGAGTGCGCCGTCAAATCGGTAAATTTAGGCACTAAAGAGATAGCGGTAGCACTAAATGCCGCGCTAGAGGAGTTTTTAGGCGATGAGAAGATCAAAAATTTCGTATTTGAGCTGAGCCGTTTTGAAAAGGACGAATTCATAAAAGAGATAAAAGATGCCGTGCAAAGCAAAGAGGAGCTTTTTAAAGCAAGCTGCGAGCGCCTAAAAAAAGAAGTCGCACTACTAAATAGCACGAGCGAGGACGTCTCGGCGAAGCTCTTGGGCCTTCAAGGCCTAAAAAACGATCTAAACGCCATCATCTCGGAGCTAAAAGATGTTTGAAAAATTTATAAACGCCTACAAAATGGCATATTTCAAGATATTTGGCGATGATTTTTACGGGCGTTTCAAACGCTTTGAAAACGAGCTAATTGAGCCTAAATTTCACGCAAGTACGCAGCTAAAAGATGAGCTAAGAAAGCTTGATCTTTTCATCAACGAGCCCGTCACTATCGCGATCGTCGGGCAGTTTTCAAGCGGTAAATCGACATTTTTAAACGCACTTTTGGGTCGCGAAATTTTGCCCACAGGAGTGACGCCCGTGACAGCAAAGCTCACCCACATCAGATACGGGCAAAGCTACGCGCTAAGAGTAGATTATAAAAACGGCAAAGAGCTGAATTTAGACGTGAGCGAAATAGCTAAATTTGTCGATCAGCGCGTGTTTGGCGACGATGTGAAGCAGCTTTGCATATATGCGCCGGTGCCGCTTTTAAAGAGCGTGAATTTCATCGATACGCCGGGGCTCAACTCGCTTTCAAACTCCGATACGAACATAACCAAAGAGGTGCTAAAAGACGTCGCTGGCGTCATCTGGCTAAGCCTCATAGAAAACGCCGCAAGAGCGAGCGAGCTAAACGACCTGAACGAATTTTTGGCAAACAGCGACAAACTGGCTATTTGCGTGCTAAATCAAAAAGACAAGCTAAGTCAAAGCGAGCTTGAAAACGTGCTGGATCACGCGCGCACGACATATAAAAATTTCTTCGCTCAAATCATCGCGATCTCCGCCAAACAAGCCATCGAGACGCAAAAACAAAACGACTGCAAGCTAGCTGAAATTTCAAATTTCGCCGCCGTTACGAGCGCCATAGAGCGGCATTTCTCAAACGAAAATTTAAAGCATAATTTCGTCCTTAAAAAATGCGCCGCTATAGTGCGCGCAAACATAGACCAGCACGAGCATATCGAGAGTATCTATAAAGATGCGGGCGAAATTTTACAAAATTTCGACGACGCCCTTGATGAAAGCTTGAAGGCGCTCGCACTGGAATTTAGACCAAAGATAGAGCTTGCTTTTAACGAGCTAAAGCAAATAGCCAAGCAGATCGCAGACGAGATACAAGCTAGTCTAAAGCCTTTTAAAAAGTCAAGGTTCGAGCTTAAAAAGAGGCTTTTAAAAGGCCAATACTACGAAAAAAGCGAATACGAGATGATGAGCTTTGACAATGATGAAATTTTCTCCAAGCTCATCTACAACGACACGAAACTAGCGAAATTTTTTAGGATATACCGAAGAGATCTGGGCACTTTACAAAGCGAGCTGTGCGCCAAAATAGATGAAATTTACGCACATCTTGAGCGTGAGTTCATGATATATAAAGCTAGGTTTGAAAGTATCCGTAAAGAGGAGGCGGTGCACTCTGATATCGAATTTGCCGCGATAAGGACATACGCCGGGCAGGTTTATGAGATGTTTTTAAGAGATTACGAGACGGCAAAATTCAAGCAGCTACAAAAGATCTCGCTCTTTTTTGACAAGCTAAACCTCAAGGTCGCGGCAAACTACGAAAACGCGATTAAAATAGCGGTGCATTTTATCAAAGAAAAGATCGACAACGCCGCGCTATCATACGAAAAAGACCCGTTACATTTCTCGCTTTTCATCCCTGGCGCGAACGAAATTTACGAGCGGGTGCTGACATCGCTAAATTTATACGAGTTTGAGAACGAAATGCTAGGCAATGCGTCCTTTTTGAATAAAATTTTAAACGCCTTGGCTGAGGAATTTCACGAGCTAAAGGGCGCAAAGATGGAAAAAATTTCTCGATTAGCCGCTCGCCACGAGGTGCTGAA containing:
- a CDS encoding dynamin family protein, which gives rise to MDKFLTEIWGGVKLFLDQRVQMIADERDLAILLACNALNYDRFIAISEFRQILHSLGLRADVYSVQTAQIGAINALRSSKISKNKVIRALKRLENENIISEAEFINLEFFLNSISQDSIKADTETKIKQVDVFHEKIDKLNAICEKICSLGGSEISISKAKAARQKIEELKFNIVVTGVVNAGKSTLLNALLNAKILGTSNVPETINLSILKFASEPYAKVNFWSKSELKELGVAISSEPTDLTGSSIAIQTNELKNYTSAGSAHAKLVKSVELYENLELLKDNIRIIDTPGIDDAVFLRERLVRDFMSECDLMVHLMNVSQSTTQKDVEFIEQSVHGSHIVKLVVVLTHVDLLNNDELNEVTSYTKKRMNERFGDKNNDLEVKFFAISAKNYLDGKPNSGVEEFKEYLYETFFGANSEKSRLSLEAYKKELNGVCEELLAQTTQSILNLSGSNLSLNEEFNELNEQEAALKSEFEALSQTAQEQLNRLDVSGLEANFSTGLKMLAQSLQERILREADFAGRKKEKLEAKRMNYIVQSTLSDGIISLMRQNRNEILSRIKACRSDISLKFQGFLQDKKEEIFSINDYLKLKGIVFDTAKVCECAVKSVNLGTKEIAVALNAALEEFLGDEKIKNFVFELSRFEKDEFIKEIKDAVQSKEELFKASCERLKKEVALLNSTSEDVSAKLLGLQGLKNDLNAIISELKDV
- a CDS encoding dynamin family protein, with the protein product MFEKFINAYKMAYFKIFGDDFYGRFKRFENELIEPKFHASTQLKDELRKLDLFINEPVTIAIVGQFSSGKSTFLNALLGREILPTGVTPVTAKLTHIRYGQSYALRVDYKNGKELNLDVSEIAKFVDQRVFGDDVKQLCIYAPVPLLKSVNFIDTPGLNSLSNSDTNITKEVLKDVAGVIWLSLIENAARASELNDLNEFLANSDKLAICVLNQKDKLSQSELENVLDHARTTYKNFFAQIIAISAKQAIETQKQNDCKLAEISNFAAVTSAIERHFSNENLKHNFVLKKCAAIVRANIDQHEHIESIYKDAGEILQNFDDALDESLKALALEFRPKIELAFNELKQIAKQIADEIQASLKPFKKSRFELKKRLLKGQYYEKSEYEMMSFDNDEIFSKLIYNDTKLAKFFRIYRRDLGTLQSELCAKIDEIYAHLEREFMIYKARFESIRKEEAVHSDIEFAAIRTYAGQVYEMFLRDYETAKFKQLQKISLFFDKLNLKVAANYENAIKIAVHFIKEKIDNAALSYEKDPLHFSLFIPGANEIYERVLTSLNLYEFENEMLGNASFLNKILNALAEEFHELKGAKMEKISRLAARHEVLKNELLRIGKEFGSGL